One window from the genome of Synechococcus sp. PROS-7-1 encodes:
- a CDS encoding alpha/beta fold hydrolase, translating into MDPSPVPADAAHWTWEQPDGCGLDVAWRRQGQGQDTSASPAVVLVHGFGASSGHWRHTMPSLAERTPTFALDLIGFGGSSQPRAVLPSDPDAQRQAPSDEALVYGFDLWAQQVEAFCRQIVQRPVLLVGNSIGGVVVLRAAQRLGAHCKGVVLIDCAQRLMDDKQLASQPAWMAWIRPFLKTLVSQRWLSTALFRNAARPRVIRSVLGQAYPSGANVDDDLVDLLYRPTQRSGAAEAFRGFINLFDDHLAPELLANLEQPVHLIWGEQDPWEPVAEAQDWAERFACIQSLTVLPLVGHCPHDEAPEAVNARLLEILTAQGA; encoded by the coding sequence ATGGATCCCTCGCCAGTGCCAGCTGACGCGGCGCACTGGACCTGGGAGCAGCCCGATGGATGCGGCCTTGATGTGGCCTGGCGCCGGCAGGGCCAAGGCCAAGACACCAGTGCATCGCCGGCTGTGGTGCTGGTGCATGGCTTCGGTGCCAGCAGCGGCCACTGGCGTCACACCATGCCGTCGCTGGCCGAACGAACCCCCACCTTCGCCCTTGATCTGATCGGCTTCGGCGGCAGCAGCCAGCCAAGGGCCGTGCTTCCCAGCGATCCCGATGCCCAGCGCCAGGCGCCAAGTGATGAAGCGCTTGTGTATGGGTTTGATCTCTGGGCTCAGCAGGTTGAGGCCTTTTGCAGGCAGATCGTGCAACGCCCTGTGCTGCTGGTGGGCAATTCCATTGGCGGTGTGGTGGTACTTCGCGCCGCCCAACGGCTGGGGGCGCACTGCAAGGGCGTGGTGCTGATCGACTGCGCCCAGCGCCTGATGGATGACAAGCAGCTGGCCAGCCAACCGGCCTGGATGGCCTGGATCCGGCCGTTTCTGAAAACCCTGGTGAGCCAGCGCTGGCTGAGCACGGCCCTGTTCCGCAACGCCGCCAGGCCCAGGGTGATCCGCAGCGTGCTCGGCCAGGCCTACCCCAGCGGAGCCAATGTGGACGACGACTTGGTTGACCTGCTGTACCGACCGACGCAGCGATCCGGAGCCGCCGAAGCCTTCCGGGGCTTCATCAACCTCTTTGATGACCACCTGGCTCCGGAGCTGCTGGCCAACCTGGAGCAGCCGGTGCACCTGATCTGGGGCGAACAGGATCCCTGGGAGCCGGTGGCGGAAGCCCAGGATTGGGCTGAGCGCTTTGCCTGCATTCAATCGCTCACAGTGCTGCCCTTGGTGGGACACTGTCCCCACGACGAAGCACCGGAGGCGGTGAACGCCCGGTTGCTGGAGATTCTCACGGCGCAGGGAGCATGA